In one Balaenoptera musculus isolate JJ_BM4_2016_0621 chromosome 20, mBalMus1.pri.v3, whole genome shotgun sequence genomic region, the following are encoded:
- the ARHGAP23 gene encoding rho GTPase-activating protein 23 isoform X3: MDTIFVKNVKDDGPAHRAGLRTGDRLVKVNGESVIGKTYSQVIALIQNSDDTLELSIMPKDEDILQLAYSQDAYLKGNEPYSGEARSIPEPPPICYPRKTYAPPARVSTWATMVPEPLSALPSDPRSPAAWSDPGPRIPSTARSHPDNASLGMSQPRPSPGAFPRLPSEPRTLRAFPEPGSRAPPSRLECQQALSHWLSNQVPRRAGERRCPAMPPRARSASQDRLEDVTAHRPWPCSTSQGALSQLGQEGWHRARSDDYLSRATRSAEALGPGALVSPRFERCGWASQRPSARTPACPPRDLPGPQAPPPPGLQGLDDTGYIGYRSYSPSFQRRTGLLHALSFRDSPFGGLPTFNLAQSPAPFPPEASEPPRVVRPEPSTRALEPPAEDRRDEVVLRQKPPTGRKVQLPPSRQMNLGFGDESPEPEASGRGERLGRKVAPLATTDDSLASIPFIDEPTSPSIDLQAKHVPASAVVSSAMNSAPVLGTSPSSPTFTFALGRHYSQDCSSIKAGRRSSYLLAITTERSKSCDDGLNTFRDEGRALRRLPNRVPSLRMLRSFFTDGSLDSWGTSEDADAPSKRHSTSDLSDATFSDIRREGWLYYKQVLTKKGKKAGGGLRQWKRVYAALRARSLSLSKERREPGPAAAGAAAAVAGEDEAAPVCIGSCLVDISYSETKRRHVFRLTTADFCEYLFQAEDRDDMLGWIRAIRENSRAEGEDPGCANQALISKKLNDYRKVSHSSGPKADSSPKGSRGLGGLKSEFLKQSTARGLRTQDQPAGSKDDGVSTPRTPWGINIIKKNKKAAPRAFGVRLEECQPATENQRVPLIVAACCRIVEARGLESTGIYRVPGNNAVVSSLQEQLNRGPGDINLQDERWQDLNVISSLLKSFFRKLPEPLFTDDKYNDFIEANRIEDSRERMQTLRKLIRDLPGHYYETLKFLVSHLKTIADHSEKNKMEPRNLALVFGPTLVRTSEDNMADMVTHMPDRYKIVETLIQHSDWFFSDSEDKGERTPVDDKEPQSVPNIEYLLPNIGRTVPPGEPGSDSTTCSSAKSKGSWAPKKEPYTREMLAISFISAVNRKRKKRREARGLGSSTDDDSEQEAHKPEAGAPAPGAQDRPEGQRPGAAVPEAPGRLSPPAALEERPAADTRSIVSGYSTLSTMDRSVCSGAGGRRAGAGDEADDERSELSHVETDTEGGAGPGGLPERQPSFSSHHLMPGDTLARRRLARSRADGEGAGAAVGLPGSASSSSQESLRPPAALAAAAAALGSRPSRLEALRLRLRGTADDMLPVRLRRPLSPETRRRRSSWRRHTVVVQSPLTDLNFHEWKELGGGGPPEPVGPRAHSDNKDSGLSSLESTKARAPSTAASLPPAPGDPGALQSQPPRRSAASRLHHCL, translated from the exons ATGGACACCATCTTTGTCAAGAATGTGAAGGATGATGGCCCCGCCCATAGGGCGGGGCTTCGAACAG GAGACCGGCTGGTGAAGGTGAATGGGGAGAGCGTCATCGGGAAGACCTACTCCCAGGTCATAGCTCTGATCCAGAATAG CGATGATACTCTGGAACTCTCCATCATGCCCAAGGACGAGGACATCCTCCAGCTG GCCTACTCCCAGGACGCCTACCTGAAGGGGAACGAGCCGTATTCTGGAGAGGCCCGGAGCATCCCAGAGCCACCCCCGATCTGCTACCCCCGAAAGACCTACGCCCCGCCGGCCCGGGTCTCTACCTGGGCCACTATGGTGCCTGAGCCGCTCTCAGCACTGCCCAGTGACCCCCGGAGTCCTGCTGCCTGGAGTGACCCGGGGCCGCGCATCCCGTCTACTGCCCGCTCCCATCCGGACAACGCTTCCTTGGGGATGAGccagccccgccccagccctggtGCCTTCCCCCGCCTCCCCTCGGAGCCCCGGACGCTTCGTGCCTTCCCGGAGCCTGGCAGCCGGGCGCCCCCCAGCAGACTGGAGTGCCAGCAGGCCTTGTCACACTGGCTGTCGAACCAAGTACCCCGCAGGGCGGGGGAGAGACGGTGCCCCGCCATGCCCCCCCGGGCCCGCAGTGCCTCCCAGGACCGGCTGGAGGATGTGACTGCCCACCGCCCGTGGCCCTGCTCCACCTCCCAGGGTGCCTTGAGCCAGCTGGGCCAGGAGGGCTGGCACCGCGCTCGCTCAGACGACTACCTGAGCCGGGCCACCCGCTCAGCCGAGGCGCTTGGGCCAGGGGCACTGGTGTCACCCCGCTTCGAGCGCTGTGGCTGGGCTTCCCAGCGTCCGTCTGCCCGcacccctgcctgcccacccaggGACCTGCCCgggccccaggccccacccccgccTGGCCTGCAGGGCCTGGATGACACTGGGTATATCGGATACCGGAGCTATAGCCCATCGTTCCAGCGCCGGACTGGCCTTCTGCATGCCCTCTCCTTCCGGGACTCGCCCTTTGGGGGGCTGCCCACCTTCAACTTGGCCCAGTCCCCTGCACCATTCCCACCGGAGGCCTCTGAACCACCAAGAGTTGTCCGACCAGAACCCAGCACCAGGGCCTTGGAGCCTCCCGCCGAGGATCGCCGTGACGAAGTGGTCCTGAGGCAGAAGCCTCCAACGGGCCGCAAGGTCCAGCTGCCCCCTTCCAGACAGATGAACCTTGGGTTTGGTGACGAGTCCCCAGAGCCAGAGGCCAGTGGGCGAGGGGAACGCCTGGGCAGAAAGGTGGCCCCTTTGGCCACTACTGACGACTCTCTGGCTTCCATTCCCTTCATCG ATGAGCCCACCAGCCCCAGCATTGACCTCCAAGCCAAGCACGTCCCTGCTTCTGCTGTGGTCTCCAGCGCCATGAACTCAGCCCCTGTCCTGggcaccagcccctcctccccaacctTCACCTTTGCCCTCGGCCGCCATTACTCCCAGGACTGCA GCAGCATCAAGGCCGGCCGGCGCTCCTCCTACCTGCTGGCCATCACCACCGAACGCTCCAAGTCCTGCGACGACGGGCTCAACACCTTCCGGGACGAGGGCCGGGCTCTGCG GCGCCTGCCGAACCGCGTGCCCAGCCTGCGGATGCTCCGAAGCTTCTTCACTGACGGG TCCTTGGATAGCTGGGGCACTTCCGAAGATGCTGACGCTCCTTCCAAGCGACACTCAACCTCTGACCTCTCAGACGCAACCTTCAGCGACATCAGGAGAGAAGGCTGGTTGTATTATAAGCAGGTCCTCACCAAGAAGGGGAAG AAAGCGGGCGGCGGCCTGCGCCAGTGGAAGCGGGTGTACGCCGCGCTGCGGGCGCGCTCGCTCTCGCTGAGCAAGGAGCGGCGGGAGCCCgggccggcggcggcgggggcggcggcggccgtCGCAGGTGAGGACGAGGCGGCGCCCGTCTGCATCGGCTCCTGCCTGGTGGACATCTCCTACAGCGAGACCAAGAGGAGGCACGTGTTCCGGCTGACCACCGCTGACTTCTGTGAATATCTCTTTCAGGCTGAGGACCGGGATGACATGCTGGGCTGGATCAGAGCGATCCGAGAGAACAGCAGGGCCGAGGGCGAG gacccCGGCTGTGCCAACCAAGCTCTGATCAGCAAGAAGCTTAATGATTATCGCAAAGTGAG CCATAGCTCTGGGCCCAAAGCTGATTCCTCCCCCAAAGGCTCTCGTGGCCTGGGGGGCCTCAAGTCTGAGTTCCTCAAACAGAGTACGGCACGTGGCCTCAGGACTCAGGACCAGCCTGCAGGGAGCAAGG aTGATGGTGTCTCCACCCCCAGAACCCCCTGGGGCATCAACATCATCAAGAAGAACAAGAAGGCAGCCCCCAGGGCATTTGGGGTCCGACTGGAGGAGTGCCAGCCAGCCACAGAGAACCAG cgtGTCCCCCTGATCGTGGCTGCATGCTGTCGCATTGTGGAGGCACGGGGGCTGGAGTCCACGGGCATTTACCGGGTGCCAGGCAACAACGCAGTGGTGTCCAGCCTGCAGGAGCAGCTCAACCGTGGCCCCGGGGACATCAACCTGCAGGATGAG CGCTGGCAAGACCTCAACGTGATCAGCAGCCTGCTCAAGTCCTTCTTCCGAAAGCTACCTGAGCCTCTTTTCACCGATG ACAAATACAATGACTTCATCGAGGCCAATCGCATTGAAGACTCGAGGGAGCGGATGCAGACTCTGCGGAAGCTG ATCCGGGATCTCCCAGGACATTACTATGAAACACTCAAATTCCTCGTGAGCCATCTGAAGACCATAGCTGACCACTCGGAGAAAAACAAG atGGAGCCCCGGAACCTGGCCCTAGTCTTCGGGCCAACGCTGGTGAGGACGTCCGAGGACAACATGGCGGACATGGTGACCCACATGCCTGACCGCTACAAGATTGTAGAGACGCTGATCCAGCAC TCAGACTGGTTCTTCAGCGACAGCGAGGacaagggagagaga ACCCCTGTGGACGACAAGGAGCCTCAGTCAGTGCCAAACATCGAGTACCTCCTGCCTAACATTGGCAGGACAGTGCCCCCTGGTGAGCCAGGTTCAG ATTCCACCACCTGTAGTTCAGCCAAGTCCAAG GGCTCGTGGGCCCCCAAGAAGGAGCCGTACACCCGGGAGATGCTGGCGATCTCCTTCATCTCGGCGGTCAACCGCAAGAGGAAGAAGCGGCGGGAGGCGCGGGGGCTGGGCAGCAGCACGGACGACGACTCGGAGCAGGAGGCACACAAGCCCGAGGCGGGGGCGCCGGCGCCGGGGGCCCAGGACCGGCCGGAGGGGCAGCGGCCGGGCGCCGCCGTCCCCGAGGCCCCCGGGCGCCTCAGCCCCCCGGCGGCGCTGGAGGAGCGGCCGGCCGCGGACACGCGCTCCATCGTCTCGGGCTACTCCACCCTGTCTACCATGGACCGCAGCGTGTGCTCGGGCGCCGGGGGCCGGCGAGCGGGCGCGGGGGACGAGGCGGACGACGAGCGCAGCGAGCTGAGCCACGTGGAGACGGACACGGAGGGCGGCGCGGGGCCCGGGGGGCTCCCGGAGCGCCAGCCCTCGTTCAGCTCGCACCACCTGATGCCCGGCGACACCCTGGCGCGGCGCCGCCTGGCCCGGAGCCGAGCGGACGGCGAGGGCGCGGGCGCGGCCGTCGGGCTGCCGGGCTCCGCCTCGTCCAGCAGCCAGGAGTCGCTGCGTCCCCCGGCGgccctggcggcggcggcggcggcgctgggCTCGCGGCCCTCGCGCCTCGAGGCGCTGCGGCTGCGCCTCCGCGGCACCGCGGACGACATGCTGCCGGTGCGGCTGAGGCGGCCGCTGTCTCCCGAGACGCGGCGGCGCCGGAGCAGCTGGCGCCGCCACACGGTGGTGGTGCAGAGCCCGCTGACCGACCTCAACTTCCACGAGTGGAAGGAGCTGGGCGGAGGGGGCCCCCCGGAGCCCGTGGGCCCGCGGGCGCACAGTGACAACAAGGACTCGGGCCTCAGCAGCCTGGAGTCCACCAAGGCGCGGGCCCCGTCGACCGCCGCCTCGTTGCCGCCCGCGCCCGGGGACCCGGGGGCCCTGCAGAGCCAGCCCCCGCGCCGCTCGGCCGCCTCCCGCCTCCATCATTGTCTGTga
- the ARHGAP23 gene encoding rho GTPase-activating protein 23 isoform X4, whose translation MVPEPLSALPSDPRSPAAWSDPGPRIPSTARSHPDNASLGMSQPRPSPGAFPRLPSEPRTLRAFPEPGSRAPPSRLECQQALSHWLSNQVPRRAGERRCPAMPPRARSASQDRLEDVTAHRPWPCSTSQGALSQLGQEGWHRARSDDYLSRATRSAEALGPGALVSPRFERCGWASQRPSARTPACPPRDLPGPQAPPPPGLQGLDDTGYIGYRSYSPSFQRRTGLLHALSFRDSPFGGLPTFNLAQSPAPFPPEASEPPRVVRPEPSTRALEPPAEDRRDEVVLRQKPPTGRKVQLPPSRQMNLGFGDESPEPEASGRGERLGRKVAPLATTDDSLASIPFIDEPTSPSIDLQAKHVPASAVVSSAMNSAPVLGTSPSSPTFTFALGRHYSQDCSSIKAGRRSSYLLAITTERSKSCDDGLNTFRDEGRALRRLPNRVPSLRMLRSFFTDGSLDSWGTSEDADAPSKRHSTSDLSDATFSDIRREGWLYYKQVLTKKGKKAGGGLRQWKRVYAALRARSLSLSKERREPGPAAAGAAAAVAGEDEAAPVCIGSCLVDISYSETKRRHVFRLTTADFCEYLFQAEDRDDMLGWIRAIRENSRAEGEDPGCANQALISKKLNDYRKVSHSSGPKADSSPKGSRGLGGLKSEFLKQSTARGLRTQDQPAGSKDDGVSTPRTPWGINIIKKNKKAAPRAFGVRLEECQPATENQRVPLIVAACCRIVEARGLESTGIYRVPGNNAVVSSLQEQLNRGPGDINLQDERWQDLNVISSLLKSFFRKLPEPLFTDDKYNDFIEANRIEDSRERMQTLRKLIRDLPGHYYETLKFLVSHLKTIADHSEKNKMEPRNLALVFGPTLVRTSEDNMADMVTHMPDRYKIVETLIQHSDWFFSDSEDKGERTPVDDKEPQSVPNIEYLLPNIGRTVPPGEPGSDSTTCSSAKSKGSWAPKKEPYTREMLAISFISAVNRKRKKRREARGLGSSTDDDSEQEAHKPEAGAPAPGAQDRPEGQRPGAAVPEAPGRLSPPAALEERPAADTRSIVSGYSTLSTMDRSVCSGAGGRRAGAGDEADDERSELSHVETDTEGGAGPGGLPERQPSFSSHHLMPGDTLARRRLARSRADGEGAGAAVGLPGSASSSSQESLRPPAALAAAAAALGSRPSRLEALRLRLRGTADDMLPVRLRRPLSPETRRRRSSWRRHTVVVQSPLTDLNFHEWKELGGGGPPEPVGPRAHSDNKDSGLSSLESTKARAPSTAASLPPAPGDPGALQSQPPRRSAASRLHHCL comes from the exons ATGGTGCCTGAGCCGCTCTCAGCACTGCCCAGTGACCCCCGGAGTCCTGCTGCCTGGAGTGACCCGGGGCCGCGCATCCCGTCTACTGCCCGCTCCCATCCGGACAACGCTTCCTTGGGGATGAGccagccccgccccagccctggtGCCTTCCCCCGCCTCCCCTCGGAGCCCCGGACGCTTCGTGCCTTCCCGGAGCCTGGCAGCCGGGCGCCCCCCAGCAGACTGGAGTGCCAGCAGGCCTTGTCACACTGGCTGTCGAACCAAGTACCCCGCAGGGCGGGGGAGAGACGGTGCCCCGCCATGCCCCCCCGGGCCCGCAGTGCCTCCCAGGACCGGCTGGAGGATGTGACTGCCCACCGCCCGTGGCCCTGCTCCACCTCCCAGGGTGCCTTGAGCCAGCTGGGCCAGGAGGGCTGGCACCGCGCTCGCTCAGACGACTACCTGAGCCGGGCCACCCGCTCAGCCGAGGCGCTTGGGCCAGGGGCACTGGTGTCACCCCGCTTCGAGCGCTGTGGCTGGGCTTCCCAGCGTCCGTCTGCCCGcacccctgcctgcccacccaggGACCTGCCCgggccccaggccccacccccgccTGGCCTGCAGGGCCTGGATGACACTGGGTATATCGGATACCGGAGCTATAGCCCATCGTTCCAGCGCCGGACTGGCCTTCTGCATGCCCTCTCCTTCCGGGACTCGCCCTTTGGGGGGCTGCCCACCTTCAACTTGGCCCAGTCCCCTGCACCATTCCCACCGGAGGCCTCTGAACCACCAAGAGTTGTCCGACCAGAACCCAGCACCAGGGCCTTGGAGCCTCCCGCCGAGGATCGCCGTGACGAAGTGGTCCTGAGGCAGAAGCCTCCAACGGGCCGCAAGGTCCAGCTGCCCCCTTCCAGACAGATGAACCTTGGGTTTGGTGACGAGTCCCCAGAGCCAGAGGCCAGTGGGCGAGGGGAACGCCTGGGCAGAAAGGTGGCCCCTTTGGCCACTACTGACGACTCTCTGGCTTCCATTCCCTTCATCG ATGAGCCCACCAGCCCCAGCATTGACCTCCAAGCCAAGCACGTCCCTGCTTCTGCTGTGGTCTCCAGCGCCATGAACTCAGCCCCTGTCCTGggcaccagcccctcctccccaacctTCACCTTTGCCCTCGGCCGCCATTACTCCCAGGACTGCA GCAGCATCAAGGCCGGCCGGCGCTCCTCCTACCTGCTGGCCATCACCACCGAACGCTCCAAGTCCTGCGACGACGGGCTCAACACCTTCCGGGACGAGGGCCGGGCTCTGCG GCGCCTGCCGAACCGCGTGCCCAGCCTGCGGATGCTCCGAAGCTTCTTCACTGACGGG TCCTTGGATAGCTGGGGCACTTCCGAAGATGCTGACGCTCCTTCCAAGCGACACTCAACCTCTGACCTCTCAGACGCAACCTTCAGCGACATCAGGAGAGAAGGCTGGTTGTATTATAAGCAGGTCCTCACCAAGAAGGGGAAG AAAGCGGGCGGCGGCCTGCGCCAGTGGAAGCGGGTGTACGCCGCGCTGCGGGCGCGCTCGCTCTCGCTGAGCAAGGAGCGGCGGGAGCCCgggccggcggcggcgggggcggcggcggccgtCGCAGGTGAGGACGAGGCGGCGCCCGTCTGCATCGGCTCCTGCCTGGTGGACATCTCCTACAGCGAGACCAAGAGGAGGCACGTGTTCCGGCTGACCACCGCTGACTTCTGTGAATATCTCTTTCAGGCTGAGGACCGGGATGACATGCTGGGCTGGATCAGAGCGATCCGAGAGAACAGCAGGGCCGAGGGCGAG gacccCGGCTGTGCCAACCAAGCTCTGATCAGCAAGAAGCTTAATGATTATCGCAAAGTGAG CCATAGCTCTGGGCCCAAAGCTGATTCCTCCCCCAAAGGCTCTCGTGGCCTGGGGGGCCTCAAGTCTGAGTTCCTCAAACAGAGTACGGCACGTGGCCTCAGGACTCAGGACCAGCCTGCAGGGAGCAAGG aTGATGGTGTCTCCACCCCCAGAACCCCCTGGGGCATCAACATCATCAAGAAGAACAAGAAGGCAGCCCCCAGGGCATTTGGGGTCCGACTGGAGGAGTGCCAGCCAGCCACAGAGAACCAG cgtGTCCCCCTGATCGTGGCTGCATGCTGTCGCATTGTGGAGGCACGGGGGCTGGAGTCCACGGGCATTTACCGGGTGCCAGGCAACAACGCAGTGGTGTCCAGCCTGCAGGAGCAGCTCAACCGTGGCCCCGGGGACATCAACCTGCAGGATGAG CGCTGGCAAGACCTCAACGTGATCAGCAGCCTGCTCAAGTCCTTCTTCCGAAAGCTACCTGAGCCTCTTTTCACCGATG ACAAATACAATGACTTCATCGAGGCCAATCGCATTGAAGACTCGAGGGAGCGGATGCAGACTCTGCGGAAGCTG ATCCGGGATCTCCCAGGACATTACTATGAAACACTCAAATTCCTCGTGAGCCATCTGAAGACCATAGCTGACCACTCGGAGAAAAACAAG atGGAGCCCCGGAACCTGGCCCTAGTCTTCGGGCCAACGCTGGTGAGGACGTCCGAGGACAACATGGCGGACATGGTGACCCACATGCCTGACCGCTACAAGATTGTAGAGACGCTGATCCAGCAC TCAGACTGGTTCTTCAGCGACAGCGAGGacaagggagagaga ACCCCTGTGGACGACAAGGAGCCTCAGTCAGTGCCAAACATCGAGTACCTCCTGCCTAACATTGGCAGGACAGTGCCCCCTGGTGAGCCAGGTTCAG ATTCCACCACCTGTAGTTCAGCCAAGTCCAAG GGCTCGTGGGCCCCCAAGAAGGAGCCGTACACCCGGGAGATGCTGGCGATCTCCTTCATCTCGGCGGTCAACCGCAAGAGGAAGAAGCGGCGGGAGGCGCGGGGGCTGGGCAGCAGCACGGACGACGACTCGGAGCAGGAGGCACACAAGCCCGAGGCGGGGGCGCCGGCGCCGGGGGCCCAGGACCGGCCGGAGGGGCAGCGGCCGGGCGCCGCCGTCCCCGAGGCCCCCGGGCGCCTCAGCCCCCCGGCGGCGCTGGAGGAGCGGCCGGCCGCGGACACGCGCTCCATCGTCTCGGGCTACTCCACCCTGTCTACCATGGACCGCAGCGTGTGCTCGGGCGCCGGGGGCCGGCGAGCGGGCGCGGGGGACGAGGCGGACGACGAGCGCAGCGAGCTGAGCCACGTGGAGACGGACACGGAGGGCGGCGCGGGGCCCGGGGGGCTCCCGGAGCGCCAGCCCTCGTTCAGCTCGCACCACCTGATGCCCGGCGACACCCTGGCGCGGCGCCGCCTGGCCCGGAGCCGAGCGGACGGCGAGGGCGCGGGCGCGGCCGTCGGGCTGCCGGGCTCCGCCTCGTCCAGCAGCCAGGAGTCGCTGCGTCCCCCGGCGgccctggcggcggcggcggcggcgctgggCTCGCGGCCCTCGCGCCTCGAGGCGCTGCGGCTGCGCCTCCGCGGCACCGCGGACGACATGCTGCCGGTGCGGCTGAGGCGGCCGCTGTCTCCCGAGACGCGGCGGCGCCGGAGCAGCTGGCGCCGCCACACGGTGGTGGTGCAGAGCCCGCTGACCGACCTCAACTTCCACGAGTGGAAGGAGCTGGGCGGAGGGGGCCCCCCGGAGCCCGTGGGCCCGCGGGCGCACAGTGACAACAAGGACTCGGGCCTCAGCAGCCTGGAGTCCACCAAGGCGCGGGCCCCGTCGACCGCCGCCTCGTTGCCGCCCGCGCCCGGGGACCCGGGGGCCCTGCAGAGCCAGCCCCCGCGCCGCTCGGCCGCCTCCCGCCTCCATCATTGTCTGTga